The genomic segment CGTAAATATCACGGCGGGAACCCGCTGCCCGGCTGCAAGCACTACCTGCTCCATGCATGGCGTCTATACTTTCCCGCATTAAGACCGGCGGATATTCCCGCCTCTATCGAAGCGCCGCTTTTCCCGGAAATGGAAACATTCCTCAACCGGTATTTTCCCAATTGGAGCAACGCAGCGTCTTCGGCTCTTATAGATCAATGTTATGACAAATCAAATTCGAGCAACTGACAATTTTTAATTTCCAGCCGAAACAGATCTTCCATCGATAACGGATTAAAATAGGTATATGCAGCCGTAGTAAGCACACCGTGGCAGACAAACAGGATATTTCCGTCTCCCGCGTGCTTTTGTTTTACATCTTCTATAATGCTATATGCACGGTGCGCTACTTGTGCAAAGGACTCCCCTCCGGGAAATTTTAAAAAAGGATTTTTATGAATATATAAAAAGTCCGGATTATTCCATGGTTTTCCTTCAAAGTCGCCGAAATCTATCTCGTGCAGCCGGGTATCCGGTACGGCCGTCAGCTGCAGTACCTGTTCGATATATGCCGCCGTATCTCTCGCCCGTTTAAGCGGAGACACATAGATTGCGGTAATATTGTTTTTTTCTTTTTCTTCCTTCAGCCGATTAGCCAAGGCCTGCGCTTGCATCCGCCCCTTTTCCGTCAGTGTAGATTCCGAAACGCCGCAAGCCAGTTGTTTTACATTCCAGTCGGTTTCACCATGCCGCACAACAAAAAGTTTCATGCCGGAAAGTATATGCAAATAAACTTTGAACTTCAAGTAACCCTGCGCCGGCAGCGCTTACAGACTGTAGCTAAAAGTCTCGGCAATTACCGTTTCGCCCAAGTCGGTACGGGCAAGCGAAATTGCTTGCGCTTTTGTCTTTGCTTCTGCGGTATGCTCAAACGTAAAGCGGTTTATCTTTTGCGCCTGTTTAAAATTCCAAATCGATATGTCGGCACGGATAGTACAGGTAAATGTACCGTCCTCCGCCGTTTCCACGGTGATATATGTTTTTCCGAAAATAAAACGGTCAACAGCCGTACCGATCTTAACCTGCGCAGCACGGATTACGGCAGCTTCATCACTACCGGCAAGTTCACGGTATTCATCAAGTCCGATTCTGCTAAAGCCGCGCTTCATCAGCCCGGTAAGCAGGCTTGTAGCCGTTATGTTACTGGAAAAAACAGGGTTATTGTTCTCATCATAATCGAGGATGGAAATAATAGTCGGTATCCGTTTTTCCATTGTAGCAACTTTATAAGAAAAAGAAACGGAGAGATTGTCGGCTGCATCGCTTGTTAAAGCGGTATTTTTTCTTGCCGGATAGAGACAAAAGAAAAGCGTTCCGTCGCATGCTCTTTCGGGCGTAGGGGGTGTAAAGTATAAGAACCCTTCGGCATCCGTCCGTATAA from the Treponema vincentii F0403 genome contains:
- a CDS encoding histidine phosphatase family protein, yielding MKLFVVRHGETDWNVKQLACGVSESTLTEKGRMQAQALANRLKEEKEKNNITAIYVSPLKRARDTAAYIEQVLQLTAVPDTRLHEIDFGDFEGKPWNNPDFLYIHKNPFLKFPGGESFAQVAHRAYSIIEDVKQKHAGDGNILFVCHGVLTTAAYTYFNPLSMEDLFRLEIKNCQLLEFDLS